The following coding sequences lie in one Paracidovorax avenae genomic window:
- a CDS encoding LysR family transcriptional regulator: MRFDLTDLRLFLHVHEAGTITAGAERAHLALASASERLLAMEQALGAPLLVRGRRGVQATPAGQTLAHHARIVLQQMEQLRGELGAHGSGLAGHVRLLCNTSAMSEHLPAPLAAFLAAHPRIAVDAQERSSDGVADGVRDGLCDIGIASHSTDLQGLAVLPFAADPLDLVVPRGHPLAGRSRIALAEAAHEDFAGLPDDSALQAHLARQARRQGQRLRYRARLQHVDAVCRLVGLGAGLVAIVPRAAAVRLARSTGIRRVALSDAWAARELVLCVRADEGAGPGALPRHARALLDHLAGWRGAGG; this comes from the coding sequence ATGCGCTTCGACCTGACGGACCTGCGGCTTTTCCTCCACGTGCACGAGGCCGGCACCATCACGGCGGGCGCGGAGCGGGCGCACCTGGCGCTGGCCTCGGCCAGCGAGCGCCTGCTCGCGATGGAGCAGGCGCTCGGCGCGCCGCTGCTGGTGCGCGGCCGGCGCGGGGTGCAGGCCACCCCGGCCGGACAGACGCTGGCGCACCACGCACGCATCGTGCTGCAGCAGATGGAGCAGTTGCGCGGCGAACTCGGCGCGCACGGCAGCGGCCTGGCCGGGCACGTACGGCTGCTCTGCAACACCTCCGCCATGAGCGAGCACCTGCCCGCTCCGCTGGCGGCCTTCCTGGCGGCACATCCGCGCATCGCGGTGGATGCGCAGGAGCGCTCCAGCGACGGCGTGGCCGATGGCGTGCGCGACGGCCTGTGCGACATCGGCATCGCCTCGCACTCCACCGACCTGCAGGGCCTCGCGGTCCTGCCTTTCGCGGCCGACCCGCTGGACCTGGTGGTGCCCCGCGGCCACCCGCTGGCCGGCCGCTCCCGCATCGCGCTGGCGGAAGCGGCGCACGAGGACTTCGCCGGCCTGCCGGACGACAGCGCGCTGCAGGCCCATCTCGCCCGCCAGGCGCGGCGCCAGGGCCAGCGGCTGCGCTACCGCGCGCGCCTGCAGCACGTCGATGCCGTATGCCGCCTCGTGGGGCTGGGGGCGGGCCTCGTGGCCATCGTGCCGCGCGCGGCGGCGGTGCGCCTGGCCCGGTCCACCGGCATACGGCGCGTGGCGCTGTCCGACGCCTGGGCCGCCCGGGAACTGGTGCTGTGCGTGCGCGCGGACGAAGGCGCAGGCCCGGGCGCCCTGCCGCGGCATGCCCGCGCCCTGCTGGACCACCTCGCCGGGTGGCGCGGGGCCGGAGGCTGA
- a CDS encoding CoA ester lyase: protein MNSAVAAPSRLHPAQVLLGAQAAAARLPVCDHYSGVEVRMRKSLQLQAEMAAEFGRCVFDVTLDCEDGAPAGQERAHAELVAALARDAQPGARVAARVHTVDHPAFAHDVATIAGEAGHRLSHLMVPKVETVDDVLRAERAVNAAGATALLLHVLIESPAAVHHAFEIAAHPRVESISFGLMDFVSAHGGAIPARAMGVQGQFEHPLVVRAKLEIAAACHAHGKVPSHCVVTEFSDAAALRAAAGRAAREFGYTRMWSIHPAQIRPILEAFAPARDEIAQAATILSAAEHAAWAPISVDGVLHDRASYRYFWQVLERAHQTGRELPPEARGWFDSTAAAVA, encoded by the coding sequence ATGAACTCCGCGGTGGCTGCTCCCTCCAGGCTGCATCCCGCCCAGGTGCTGCTCGGCGCCCAGGCCGCGGCCGCGCGGCTGCCGGTGTGCGACCACTACAGCGGCGTCGAGGTGCGGATGCGCAAGAGCCTGCAGTTGCAGGCCGAGATGGCGGCCGAGTTCGGCCGCTGCGTGTTCGACGTGACGCTCGACTGCGAGGACGGCGCACCTGCCGGCCAGGAGCGCGCCCATGCCGAACTGGTCGCTGCGCTGGCGCGCGATGCGCAGCCCGGGGCCCGCGTGGCGGCCCGGGTGCACACGGTGGACCATCCCGCCTTCGCGCACGACGTCGCCACCATCGCGGGGGAGGCCGGGCACCGGCTTTCCCATCTCATGGTGCCGAAGGTCGAAACCGTGGACGACGTGCTGCGCGCCGAGCGGGCCGTGAATGCCGCGGGCGCCACCGCGCTGCTGCTGCACGTGCTCATCGAGTCGCCCGCGGCCGTGCACCACGCCTTCGAGATCGCGGCCCATCCGCGCGTGGAGTCGATCAGCTTCGGCCTCATGGACTTCGTGTCCGCGCACGGCGGGGCGATCCCCGCGCGGGCGATGGGCGTGCAGGGCCAGTTCGAACATCCGCTGGTGGTGCGCGCCAAGCTCGAGATCGCGGCCGCCTGCCATGCCCACGGGAAGGTGCCCTCGCACTGCGTGGTGACCGAATTCAGCGATGCTGCCGCACTGCGCGCCGCGGCCGGCCGCGCCGCGCGCGAGTTCGGCTACACCCGCATGTGGAGCATCCACCCGGCCCAGATCCGTCCCATTCTGGAGGCCTTCGCGCCGGCCCGGGACGAGATCGCCCAGGCCGCCACCATCCTTTCCGCCGCCGAGCACGCCGCATGGGCTCCCATCAGCGTGGACGGCGTTCTGCACGACCGCGCCAGCTACCGCTATTTCTGGCAGGTGCTGGAGCGTGCACACCAGACCGGCCGCGAGCTGCCTCCAGAGGCGCGCGGCTGGTTCGATTCCACCGCGGCAGCGGTCGCCTGA
- a CDS encoding response regulator transcription factor, producing MDDERLLLIVEDDEALARTLARSFERRGYRVLHADSLAGVEDLLLLHAPGYAVVDLKLKGEASGLACVQKLHARNPAMRIVVLTGFASIATAVEAVKLGACHYLAKPSNTDDIETAFGLSEGNTEVELTNRSSSIKTLEWERIHEVLAETDFNISEAARRLGMHRRTLTRKLGKQRV from the coding sequence ATGGACGATGAACGCCTGCTGCTGATCGTGGAGGACGACGAAGCCCTCGCCAGGACCCTGGCGCGCTCCTTCGAGCGCCGCGGCTACCGCGTGCTGCATGCCGACAGCCTGGCCGGCGTGGAAGACCTGCTGCTCCTGCATGCGCCCGGCTACGCGGTCGTGGACCTCAAGCTCAAGGGCGAGGCCTCGGGCCTGGCCTGCGTGCAGAAGCTGCATGCCCGCAACCCCGCCATGCGCATCGTGGTGCTGACCGGCTTCGCGAGCATCGCCACGGCAGTGGAGGCCGTGAAGCTCGGCGCGTGCCATTACCTCGCCAAGCCCTCCAACACGGACGACATCGAAACCGCCTTCGGCCTTTCCGAAGGCAACACCGAGGTGGAACTCACCAACCGGTCCAGCTCCATCAAGACCCTGGAGTGGGAGCGCATCCACGAGGTGCTGGCGGAGACGGACTTCAACATCTCCGAGGCCGCGCGCCGGCTCGGCATGCACCGCCGCACGCTCACCCGCAAGCTCGGCAAGCAGCGGGTGTGA
- a CDS encoding sulfite exporter TauE/SafE family protein has protein sequence MADTGWMQAWAPDALAAALVFVLAGLVKGVVGLGLPTVSMALLALWMPPAQAAALLVVPSLATNVWQMGAWREVPGLLRRHAGLQAGICAGTWLGAWWLGPPQGAGARMALGAALIAYAGWSLSGARLPSISGKDSHGLGFAVGAVTGAVTAATGVFVVPAVPYLQALGLQRDALVRAMGLCFTVSTLALGAGLASQARLPAGMLAGSVLLLAPALAGMALGNRLRRHLSPETFRRCLMAGLLALGLGMLFG, from the coding sequence ATGGCGGACACGGGATGGATGCAGGCATGGGCGCCGGATGCGCTGGCGGCGGCGCTGGTGTTCGTCCTGGCGGGCCTGGTGAAGGGCGTGGTCGGGCTCGGCCTGCCCACCGTGTCCATGGCGCTGCTCGCGCTCTGGATGCCCCCCGCGCAGGCCGCGGCGCTGCTGGTGGTGCCCTCGCTCGCGACGAATGTCTGGCAGATGGGGGCCTGGCGCGAAGTGCCCGGGCTGCTGCGTCGGCATGCCGGGCTGCAGGCCGGCATCTGCGCCGGCACCTGGCTGGGCGCCTGGTGGCTGGGCCCGCCCCAGGGCGCGGGCGCGCGCATGGCACTGGGGGCTGCACTCATCGCCTATGCGGGCTGGTCGCTGTCAGGGGCGCGACTGCCGTCCATTTCCGGCAAGGACTCCCACGGGCTGGGGTTCGCCGTGGGGGCCGTCACGGGCGCCGTCACCGCGGCGACGGGCGTGTTCGTGGTGCCGGCCGTTCCCTACCTGCAGGCGCTGGGGCTGCAGCGCGACGCGCTGGTGCGGGCGATGGGGCTGTGCTTCACCGTGTCCACGCTCGCGCTGGGCGCGGGCCTGGCGTCGCAGGCCCGGCTGCCGGCCGGCATGCTGGCGGGTTCGGTGCTGCTGCTCGCTCCGGCGCTCGCCGGAATGGCCCTCGGCAACCGTCTGCGCAGGCACCTGTCGCCGGAGACCTTCCGCCGCTGCCTGATGGCGGGGCTGCTGGCGCTGGGCCTGGGGATGCTGTTCGGCTAG
- the acnB gene encoding bifunctional aconitate hydratase 2/2-methylisocitrate dehydratase: MLKAYRDHVAERAALGIPPLPLDAKQVAELIELIKNPPAGEDAFLLDLLTHRVPPGVDDAAKVKASFLAAVAHGDVKVGLISKAQATELLGTMVGGYNVHPLIELLDDAEVAGVAAEALKKTLLMFDFFNDVADKAKAGNAKAKEVMQSWADAEWFTTRPEVEKKITVTVFKVPGETNTDDLSPAPDAWSRPDIPLHYLAMLKNTRPDAAFKPEEDGKRGPMQFIEDLKKKGHLVAYVGDVVGTGSSRKSATNSVIWATGADIPYVPNKRFGGVTLGGKIAPIFFNTQEDSGSLPIEVDVSKLEMGDVIDVLPYEGKLVRNGETVAEFQLKSDVLLDEVRAGGRINLIIGRSLTSKAREFLGLPASTAFRLPQAPAETKAGFTLAQKMVGRAVGLPEGQGVRPGTYCEPKMTTVGSQDTTGPMTRDELKDLACLGFSADMVMQSFCHTAAYPKPVDVKTHRELPAFISNRGGVALRPGDGVIHSWLNRLLLPDTVGTGGDSHTRFPIGISFPAGSGLVAFGAATGVMPLDMPESVLVRFKGELQPGVTLRDLVHAIPLYAIKQGLLTVAKAGKKNIFSGKILEIEGLPDLKVEQAFELSDASAERSAAGCTIKLNPEPIKEYLTSNVVLMKNMIADGYADARTLKRRIEKVEAWLANPELLEADKDAEYAAVIEIDLADITEPIVCCPNDPDDAKFLSEVAGTKIDEAFIGSCMTNIGHFRAAAKLLGGQRDIPVKLWVAPPTKMDQNELIKEGHYAAFGTAGARTEMPGCSLCMGNQAQVREGATVISTSTRNFPNRLGKNTNVFLGSAELAAIASRIGKLPTKEEYLKEMGVIDADKASVYRYMNFDQIEEYADAAKSVAA; encoded by the coding sequence ATGTTGAAAGCCTACCGTGACCATGTGGCCGAGCGCGCCGCCCTGGGCATCCCGCCCCTGCCGCTCGACGCGAAGCAGGTCGCCGAACTGATCGAGCTGATCAAGAACCCGCCCGCCGGCGAGGACGCCTTCCTGCTGGACCTGCTCACGCACCGTGTGCCCCCGGGCGTGGACGATGCCGCCAAGGTCAAGGCCAGCTTCCTGGCCGCCGTGGCGCACGGCGACGTGAAGGTGGGCCTGATCTCCAAGGCACAGGCCACCGAGCTGCTGGGCACCATGGTGGGCGGCTACAACGTCCATCCGCTGATCGAACTGCTGGACGACGCCGAAGTGGCGGGCGTGGCTGCAGAAGCGCTGAAGAAGACGCTGCTGATGTTCGACTTCTTCAACGACGTGGCCGACAAGGCCAAGGCCGGCAACGCCAAGGCCAAGGAAGTCATGCAGTCGTGGGCCGATGCCGAGTGGTTCACCACCCGCCCCGAAGTCGAGAAGAAGATCACCGTCACCGTCTTCAAGGTGCCCGGCGAGACCAACACCGACGACCTCTCGCCCGCACCCGACGCCTGGAGCCGCCCGGACATCCCGCTGCACTACCTGGCCATGCTGAAGAACACCCGTCCCGACGCGGCTTTCAAGCCCGAGGAAGACGGCAAGCGCGGCCCGATGCAGTTCATCGAAGACCTGAAGAAGAAGGGCCACCTCGTGGCCTACGTGGGCGACGTGGTCGGCACGGGCTCTTCGCGCAAGTCGGCCACCAACAGCGTGATCTGGGCCACGGGCGCCGACATTCCCTACGTGCCGAACAAGCGTTTCGGCGGCGTGACGCTGGGCGGCAAGATCGCGCCCATCTTCTTCAACACGCAGGAAGACTCCGGCTCGCTGCCGATCGAGGTCGATGTCTCGAAGCTGGAAATGGGCGACGTGATCGACGTGCTGCCCTATGAAGGCAAGCTGGTGCGCAATGGCGAGACCGTCGCCGAGTTCCAGCTCAAGAGCGACGTGCTGCTCGACGAAGTGCGCGCCGGCGGCCGCATCAACCTGATCATCGGCCGCTCGCTGACCTCCAAGGCGCGCGAGTTCCTGGGCCTGCCCGCGTCCACCGCGTTCCGCCTGCCCCAGGCCCCCGCCGAGACCAAGGCCGGCTTCACGCTGGCGCAGAAGATGGTCGGCCGCGCCGTCGGCCTGCCGGAAGGCCAGGGCGTGCGCCCCGGCACCTACTGCGAACCCAAGATGACCACCGTGGGCAGCCAGGACACCACCGGCCCCATGACCCGCGACGAGCTGAAGGACCTGGCCTGCCTGGGCTTCTCGGCCGACATGGTGATGCAGTCCTTCTGCCACACGGCCGCCTATCCGAAGCCCGTGGACGTGAAGACGCACCGCGAGCTGCCCGCCTTCATCAGCAACCGCGGCGGCGTGGCCCTGCGCCCCGGCGACGGCGTGATCCACAGCTGGCTGAACCGCCTGCTGCTGCCCGACACCGTGGGCACCGGCGGTGATTCGCACACCCGCTTCCCGATCGGCATCTCGTTCCCCGCGGGTTCCGGCCTGGTGGCCTTCGGCGCCGCCACCGGCGTGATGCCGCTGGACATGCCCGAATCCGTGCTGGTGCGCTTCAAGGGCGAACTGCAGCCCGGCGTGACGCTGCGCGACCTGGTGCATGCCATTCCGCTGTATGCCATCAAGCAGGGCCTGCTGACGGTGGCCAAGGCCGGCAAGAAGAACATCTTCTCGGGCAAGATCCTCGAGATCGAGGGCCTGCCGGACCTGAAGGTGGAACAGGCCTTCGAACTGTCGGACGCTTCCGCGGAGCGCTCGGCCGCCGGCTGCACGATCAAGCTCAACCCCGAGCCGATCAAGGAATACCTCACCAGCAACGTCGTGCTGATGAAGAACATGATCGCCGACGGCTACGCCGATGCGCGCACCCTCAAGCGCCGCATCGAGAAGGTCGAGGCCTGGCTGGCCAACCCCGAGCTGCTGGAAGCCGACAAGGACGCCGAGTACGCTGCCGTGATCGAGATCGACCTGGCCGACATCACCGAGCCGATCGTCTGCTGCCCGAACGATCCGGACGACGCCAAGTTCCTCTCGGAAGTGGCCGGCACCAAGATCGACGAGGCCTTCATCGGCTCGTGCATGACCAACATCGGCCACTTCCGCGCGGCCGCCAAGCTGCTGGGCGGCCAGCGCGACATCCCCGTCAAGCTGTGGGTCGCGCCGCCCACCAAGATGGACCAGAACGAGCTGATCAAGGAAGGCCACTACGCCGCCTTCGGCACGGCCGGTGCCCGCACCGAAATGCCGGGCTGCTCGCTGTGCATGGGCAACCAGGCGCAGGTGCGCGAGGGCGCGACGGTGATCTCCACCTCCACCCGCAACTTCCCGAACCGCCTGGGCAAGAACACCAACGTGTTCCTGGGCTCGGCCGAGCTCGCCGCCATCGCGTCGCGCATCGGCAAGCTGCCCACCAAGGAGGAGTACCTCAAGGAAATGGGCGTGATCGATGCCGACAAGGCCAGCGTGTATCGCTACATGAACTTCGACCAGATCGAGGAATACGCGGACGCCGCCAAGTCCGTGGCGGCCTGA
- a CDS encoding helix-turn-helix domain-containing protein: MTSALQAGHHHRLAHPSPVPGTHSPFGDHLRHWRRQRRLSQQDLALEAEVSTRHLSCVETGRAAPSRDMVLRLAERLAVPLRERNALLVAAGFAPMYAARGLDHPDMRAAREAVDLVLRGHEPYPALAVDRHWNMVAANAVVPLLLQGVADHLLAPPVNVLRLSLHPQGLGPRLANAAAWKAHLLHRLDQQIETHGDAPLQALRDELAGYPVQDCPPESDTPAFTGPGAGIALPLRLRTAAGILSFITTITVFGTPVDVTLQELAVESFFPADDATREALARLAAGA, encoded by the coding sequence ATGACCTCCGCCCTTCAAGCCGGCCACCACCACCGGCTCGCGCATCCCTCCCCGGTCCCCGGCACGCATTCGCCCTTCGGGGACCACCTGCGCCACTGGCGCCGGCAGCGCCGCCTGAGCCAGCAGGACCTGGCGCTGGAGGCCGAGGTATCCACGCGCCACCTGAGCTGCGTGGAAACGGGCCGCGCCGCGCCCAGCCGCGACATGGTGCTGCGGCTGGCCGAGCGCCTGGCCGTGCCCCTGCGCGAACGCAACGCCCTGCTGGTCGCCGCCGGCTTCGCGCCCATGTACGCGGCGCGGGGGCTGGACCACCCCGACATGCGCGCCGCGCGCGAGGCCGTCGATCTGGTGCTGCGCGGCCATGAGCCCTACCCGGCACTCGCCGTGGACCGCCACTGGAACATGGTCGCCGCCAATGCGGTGGTGCCGCTGCTGCTGCAGGGGGTGGCGGACCACCTGCTGGCACCGCCCGTGAACGTGCTCCGGTTGTCGCTGCACCCCCAAGGCCTGGGGCCGCGCCTGGCCAATGCCGCCGCCTGGAAGGCACACCTGCTGCACCGCCTGGACCAGCAGATCGAAACACACGGCGACGCGCCGCTGCAGGCACTGCGGGACGAACTCGCCGGCTACCCCGTACAGGACTGCCCGCCGGAGAGCGATACGCCGGCATTCACCGGCCCGGGTGCCGGCATCGCCCTGCCGCTGCGCCTGCGCACCGCCGCCGGCATCCTCTCCTTCATCACCACGATCACCGTGTTCGGCACGCCGGTGGACGTGACGCTGCAGGAACTCGCCGTGGAGTCGTTCTTCCCGGCGGACGACGCCACGCGCGAGGCGCTGGCGCGCCTGGCTGCCGGGGCCTGA
- a CDS encoding ATP-binding protein: protein MPTTPPTAPHTDPGPGATSSAAPGAKPPPAGPATPSVRNARYANAAAGLKNLHQLIQLRWVAAIGQVFTIEVAYYSLGLSLPVREMLMVVGCLVLFNLVSLVRWRTGHGVRNVELFLALLIDVAVLTVQLYLSGGTGNPFVFLYLLQIAVGAVLLRGGYIWSIVAITTGCFAALSRFNLPLPLPADLHRGLSSPYLLGLLVCFLLNAILVVIFITRIERNLRQRDARLSAARQRALEEEHIVRMGLLASGAAHELGTPLSTMAVILGDWRHDERLAADRMLQDEIAEMQVQVQRCKSIVSGILLSAGEARGEASAQTTVRTFVDALARDWRATRAIAAFDYDNRFGADTPMVSDTMLQQMVFNVLDNARDASPGWVGMAVERDADLLRITVTDAGPGFDPAILSRLGKPYQSSKGRAGGGLGLFLAMNVARTLGGSVTARNLPERGAEVSIRLPLSAVALPPTGLTHHGR from the coding sequence GTGCCCACCACCCCTCCGACCGCTCCACACACTGATCCCGGCCCGGGCGCCACGTCCTCCGCGGCGCCCGGCGCGAAGCCGCCCCCGGCCGGACCGGCCACGCCTTCGGTGCGCAACGCCCGCTACGCGAACGCCGCAGCGGGGCTCAAGAACCTGCACCAGCTGATCCAGTTGCGCTGGGTGGCCGCCATCGGGCAGGTGTTCACCATCGAGGTCGCCTACTACAGCCTCGGGCTGTCGCTGCCGGTGCGCGAGATGCTCATGGTCGTGGGCTGCCTGGTGCTCTTCAACCTCGTCAGCCTGGTGCGCTGGCGCACCGGGCACGGCGTGCGGAACGTGGAGCTTTTCCTCGCGCTGCTGATCGACGTGGCCGTGCTCACGGTGCAGCTCTACCTGAGCGGCGGCACCGGCAATCCGTTCGTCTTCCTCTACCTGCTGCAGATCGCGGTCGGCGCGGTGCTGCTGCGCGGCGGATACATCTGGTCGATCGTGGCGATCACCACCGGCTGCTTCGCGGCGCTGTCGCGCTTCAACCTGCCGCTGCCCCTGCCCGCGGACCTGCACCGGGGACTGTCCAGCCCCTACCTGCTGGGCCTGCTGGTGTGCTTCCTGCTCAACGCGATCCTGGTCGTCATCTTCATCACCCGCATCGAGCGCAACCTGCGCCAGCGCGACGCGCGGCTCTCGGCGGCGCGCCAGCGGGCCCTGGAAGAGGAACACATCGTCCGCATGGGCCTGCTGGCCTCGGGCGCGGCCCACGAGCTCGGCACGCCGCTGTCCACCATGGCCGTCATCCTGGGCGACTGGCGGCACGACGAGCGGCTTGCCGCCGACCGCATGCTGCAGGACGAGATCGCGGAAATGCAGGTCCAGGTGCAGCGCTGCAAGAGCATCGTGAGCGGCATCCTGCTGTCGGCCGGCGAGGCGCGCGGCGAGGCGTCCGCGCAGACCACGGTGCGCACCTTCGTGGATGCGCTCGCGCGGGACTGGCGGGCCACGCGCGCCATCGCCGCGTTCGACTACGACAACCGCTTCGGCGCCGACACGCCCATGGTGTCGGACACCATGCTGCAGCAGATGGTTTTCAATGTGTTGGACAATGCGCGGGACGCCTCGCCCGGCTGGGTGGGGATGGCCGTCGAACGCGACGCCGACCTGCTGCGCATCACCGTGACCGATGCCGGCCCAGGGTTCGACCCGGCCATCCTGTCGCGGCTCGGCAAGCCCTACCAGTCGAGCAAGGGCCGAGCGGGGGGCGGGCTGGGCCTGTTCCTCGCCATGAACGTGGCGCGCACCCTCGGCGGCAGCGTCACGGCCCGCAACCTGCCGGAGCGCGGCGCCGAGGTCAGCATCCGGCTGCCGCTGTCGGCGGTCGCGCTGCCACCCACCGGACTCACACACCATGGACGATGA
- the yegQ gene encoding tRNA 5-hydroxyuridine modification protein YegQ, with translation MTLRPPELLLPAGSLDRMRTAYDFGADAVYAGQPRYSLRARNNEFRLEQIGQGIGEAHARGRKFFVTSNLLPHDDKVRTYLRDIEPVIALGPDALIMADPGLIMLVRERWPGIPIHLSVQANTVNAMAVKFWQRMGLARIILSRELSLDEIEGIRQQCPDIELEVFVHGALCIAYSGRCLLSGYFNRRDANQGTCTNACRWSYAASPGTDATDSGEIRPLPLDGGFDPQAEQARADGAFAACGGAPRHPLADHAYLLEEKERPGELLPVMEDEHGTYILNSRDLRAVEHVRRLVAIGVDSLKIEGRTKSRYYVARTAQVYRRAIDDAVAGRPFDPALLSELDGLAHRGYTAGFLQRRPAQDLQNYGTGSSQPVRSLFVGEVLACGDGWAEVETKNRFAVGDRLEIIHPAGNRTVRLERMQAAASGEPLHVAAGSPLRVRIPLEGPAEGAMLARILDPATAEPAQARP, from the coding sequence ATGACGCTCCGCCCGCCCGAACTGCTGCTGCCCGCCGGCTCCCTCGACAGGATGCGCACGGCCTACGATTTCGGCGCCGACGCCGTCTATGCGGGCCAGCCGCGCTATTCCCTGCGGGCGCGCAACAACGAGTTCCGGCTCGAACAGATCGGCCAGGGCATCGGCGAGGCGCATGCGCGCGGCCGCAAATTCTTCGTGACCAGCAACCTGCTGCCGCACGACGACAAGGTGCGCACCTACCTGCGCGACATCGAGCCGGTGATCGCGCTGGGGCCCGACGCGCTCATCATGGCCGACCCGGGCCTCATCATGCTGGTGCGCGAGCGCTGGCCCGGCATTCCCATCCACCTGTCGGTGCAGGCCAACACGGTGAACGCGATGGCCGTGAAGTTCTGGCAGCGCATGGGCCTGGCGCGCATCATCCTCTCGCGCGAACTGAGCCTGGACGAGATCGAGGGCATACGACAGCAGTGCCCGGACATCGAGCTGGAAGTGTTCGTGCACGGCGCACTGTGCATCGCCTACTCCGGCCGCTGCCTGCTCTCGGGCTACTTCAACCGGCGCGATGCCAACCAGGGCACCTGCACCAATGCCTGCCGCTGGAGCTATGCGGCATCGCCGGGCACGGACGCCACCGACAGCGGCGAGATCCGGCCGCTGCCGCTGGACGGCGGCTTCGATCCGCAGGCGGAGCAGGCACGTGCCGACGGCGCCTTCGCGGCCTGCGGCGGCGCACCCCGCCATCCGCTGGCCGACCACGCCTACCTGCTGGAAGAAAAGGAACGCCCCGGCGAACTGCTGCCGGTGATGGAAGACGAGCACGGCACCTATATCCTCAACAGCCGCGACCTGCGCGCTGTGGAGCACGTGCGCCGCCTCGTGGCCATCGGCGTGGATTCCCTCAAGATCGAGGGCCGCACCAAGAGCCGCTACTACGTGGCGCGCACCGCACAGGTGTACCGCCGCGCCATCGACGACGCGGTGGCCGGCCGGCCCTTCGACCCGGCGTTGCTGTCCGAACTCGACGGGCTGGCCCACCGTGGCTACACGGCCGGCTTCCTGCAGCGCCGGCCGGCGCAGGACCTGCAGAACTATGGCACGGGCAGCTCGCAGCCCGTGCGCAGCCTGTTCGTGGGCGAGGTGCTGGCCTGCGGCGACGGCTGGGCCGAGGTGGAAACGAAGAACCGCTTCGCGGTGGGCGACCGGCTGGAAATCATCCATCCTGCCGGCAACCGCACGGTCCGCCTGGAACGCATGCAGGCGGCCGCGAGCGGCGAGCCGCTGCACGTGGCCGCGGGCAGCCCGCTGCGCGTGCGCATCCCGCTGGAAGGCCCGGCGGAAGGCGCGATGCTCGCGCGCATCCTCGATCCGGCCACCGCGGAGCCCGCGCAGGCACGGCCCTGA
- a CDS encoding putative transporter, giving the protein MFKSFFLSRRWWAWSIAGSVFILLATWYRVELDVQINDWFGSFYDLIQKSLGQPGSITAGQFWGQLSTFSRIAMVYVTTAVVVDFFCKHYIFRWRQAMNEHYMAAWPRLRHIEGAAQRVQEDTMRFATTMEGLGLTFLRSLMTLGAFVPVLWVLSDKLTGLPVIGAVPHSLVWVALFWSLGGTLLLAVVGVRLPGLEFHNQRVEAAYRKELVLGEDDHARAAPPTAAALFADVRRNYFRLFFNYLYFDVVKWSYLQVSVLVPLVALGPTLIAGVITLGVMQQISRAFDRVLESFQFLVQNWSTVVEQISIHKRLRAFERQMLEDAAPLPEAVPVSAAP; this is encoded by the coding sequence ATGTTCAAGTCCTTCTTTCTCTCCCGCCGGTGGTGGGCCTGGTCGATCGCCGGCTCCGTCTTCATCCTGCTGGCGACCTGGTACCGCGTCGAGCTCGACGTGCAGATCAACGACTGGTTCGGCAGCTTCTACGACCTGATCCAGAAATCGCTGGGCCAGCCCGGGAGCATCACGGCGGGGCAGTTCTGGGGGCAGCTCTCCACCTTCTCGCGCATCGCCATGGTTTACGTGACCACGGCGGTGGTGGTGGACTTCTTCTGCAAGCACTACATCTTCCGCTGGCGGCAGGCGATGAACGAGCACTACATGGCCGCCTGGCCCCGGTTGCGCCACATCGAGGGCGCGGCGCAGCGGGTGCAGGAAGACACGATGCGCTTCGCCACCACCATGGAGGGCCTGGGCCTGACGTTCCTGCGCAGCCTGATGACGCTGGGCGCCTTCGTTCCGGTGCTCTGGGTGCTGTCGGACAAGCTGACGGGGCTGCCGGTGATCGGCGCCGTGCCGCATTCGCTGGTCTGGGTGGCGCTGTTCTGGTCCCTGGGCGGCACCTTGCTGCTGGCCGTGGTGGGGGTGCGCCTGCCGGGGCTGGAATTCCACAACCAGCGCGTGGAGGCCGCCTACCGCAAGGAACTGGTGCTGGGCGAGGACGACCACGCGCGCGCCGCGCCGCCCACGGCCGCCGCGCTGTTCGCCGACGTGCGCCGCAACTATTTCCGCCTGTTCTTCAACTACCTGTACTTCGACGTGGTGAAGTGGTCGTACCTGCAGGTGAGCGTGCTGGTGCCGCTGGTGGCCCTGGGGCCCACGCTGATCGCCGGCGTGATCACGCTGGGCGTGATGCAGCAGATCTCGCGGGCCTTCGACCGGGTGCTGGAATCCTTCCAGTTCCTGGTGCAGAACTGGAGCACGGTGGTGGAGCAGATCTCCATCCACAAGCGGCTGCGCGCGTTCGAGCGGCAGATGCTGGAGGATGCGGCGCCGCTGCCGGAGGCGGTGCCGGTGTCCGCAGCCCCCTGA